In Streptomyces sp. NBC_00704, a genomic segment contains:
- a CDS encoding GntR family transcriptional regulator — protein sequence MDKISPDSPQYVYEQLAAIIERKIRSGEYPPGTRLPGELTMTHEHKVGPGTVRRALDILRDRGLVVTVRARGSFVSDPLPPAPEAPEPSA from the coding sequence GTGGACAAGATCAGCCCCGATTCGCCGCAGTACGTCTATGAACAGCTCGCCGCGATCATCGAACGGAAGATCCGTTCCGGTGAGTACCCGCCGGGCACGAGGCTGCCGGGCGAACTCACCATGACGCACGAGCACAAGGTCGGTCCGGGCACCGTGCGCCGCGCTCTGGACATCCTTCGGGACAGGGGACTGGTGGTGACCGTACGGGCCCGGGGTTCATTCGTCTCCGACCCCCTGCCGCCCGCACCCGAGGCGCCCGAGCCGTCTGCCTAG
- a CDS encoding type II toxin-antitoxin system Phd/YefM family antitoxin: MSISASEARKTLFPLIEQVNNDHTVVEITSRSGDAVLMSADDYRSWQETVYLLRSPANAARLMRAVAAYKAGETVEKTVDELYAATEGEG; this comes from the coding sequence ATGTCGATAAGTGCCAGCGAGGCGAGGAAGACCCTGTTCCCCCTGATCGAGCAGGTCAACAACGACCACACCGTCGTGGAGATCACCTCCAGGTCGGGCGACGCGGTGCTGATGTCCGCCGATGACTACCGCTCATGGCAGGAGACCGTGTACCTCCTGCGGTCCCCCGCCAACGCGGCGCGGCTGATGAGGGCCGTCGCAGCCTACAAAGCCGGGGAAACCGTCGAGAAGACCGTCGACGAGCTGTACGCCGCCACGGAGGGTGAGGGGTGA
- a CDS encoding Txe/YoeB family addiction module toxin encodes MRDIRFTPDGWDDFAYWATTDPKMCRRLAKVIDDCRRDPFAGIGKPEPLRGELSGFWSRRIDDEHRLVYAVEDKAVVVIKARYHYG; translated from the coding sequence GTGAGGGACATCCGCTTCACTCCCGACGGATGGGACGACTTCGCGTATTGGGCGACGACCGATCCGAAGATGTGCCGCCGTCTGGCGAAGGTGATCGACGACTGCCGACGCGATCCCTTCGCGGGGATCGGGAAGCCGGAGCCCCTGAGGGGCGAGCTGTCCGGGTTCTGGTCCCGCCGGATCGACGACGAGCACCGTCTGGTGTACGCGGTGGAGGACAAGGCCGTCGTGGTCATCAAGGCCCGGTACCACTACGGCTGA
- a CDS encoding sugar phosphate isomerase/epimerase family protein — translation MTVKQLSLPELAAACVDLGVTNVGLWREPVQTYGVEATAKLVRDAGLTVTTLCRGGFLTATDPDERAEALADNRRAVDEAAALGTEVLVLVSGGLPAGSKDLHGARERIADALAVLGPYAEEHGVKLAIEPLHPMYAADRCVVSTLTQALDLAERFPAHQVGVTVDTYHIWWDDQAPAQIVRAGAGGRIHTFQLADWTTPLPEGVLNGRGQIGDGAIDMREWQGHVEAAGYTGAIEVELFNDGLWARDGREVLAETAQRFLAHVNR, via the coding sequence ATGACGGTGAAGCAGCTGTCCCTGCCCGAACTCGCCGCCGCCTGCGTCGACTTGGGCGTGACCAACGTCGGCCTGTGGCGTGAGCCCGTGCAGACGTACGGCGTGGAGGCGACCGCCAAGCTGGTGCGCGACGCGGGCCTGACGGTGACGACCCTGTGCCGCGGCGGCTTCCTCACGGCGACAGACCCGGACGAGCGGGCGGAGGCCCTCGCCGACAACCGCCGGGCGGTCGACGAGGCGGCCGCCCTCGGCACCGAGGTGCTCGTCCTCGTCTCCGGCGGCCTGCCCGCCGGATCCAAGGACCTGCACGGCGCCCGCGAACGCATCGCCGACGCCCTCGCCGTCCTCGGCCCCTACGCCGAGGAGCACGGGGTGAAGCTGGCCATCGAGCCCCTGCACCCCATGTACGCGGCCGACCGCTGCGTGGTCTCCACCCTCACCCAGGCCCTGGACCTCGCGGAACGCTTCCCGGCCCACCAGGTCGGCGTCACCGTCGACACCTACCACATCTGGTGGGACGACCAGGCCCCCGCCCAGATCGTCCGGGCGGGCGCGGGCGGCCGCATCCACACCTTCCAGCTCGCCGACTGGACGACGCCCCTGCCCGAGGGCGTCCTCAACGGCCGCGGCCAGATCGGCGACGGCGCGATCGACATGCGCGAGTGGCAGGGCCACGTGGAGGCGGCCGGGTACACGGGCGCGATCGAGGTCGAACTCTTCAACGACGGCCTGTGGGCCCGGGACGGCCGCGAGGTCCTGGCCGAGACGGCGCAGCGGTTCCTGGCGCACGTGAACCGGTAG
- a CDS encoding dihydrodipicolinate synthase family protein, which produces MTIRLPGADGALRTYEPRTEPLALTTGAPFTSRTVYSAAHVVADPFADVSPDSPAAVDWDATLAFRRHLWSHGLGVAEAMDTAQRGMGLDWAGAAELIRRSAAEARTVGGRIACGVGTDQLTAGGTLAEVRAAYEEQLALVEESGARSILMASRALAAAASGPEDYLDVYGHLLRQASEPVILHWLGPMFDPALEGYWGSSDLDAATDTFLEVIAAHPDKVEGIKVSLLDAGREIDIRRRLPQGVRCYTGDDFNYPELIAGDEQGFSHALLGIFDPLGPLAAEAVRVLDTGNTAGFRELLDPTVELSRHLFQPPTRFYKTGVVFLAWLAGHQSHFTMVGGLQSARSLPHFACAYELADGLGLFPDPKLAEERMKTLLALYGVTQ; this is translated from the coding sequence GTGACGATCCGGCTGCCCGGCGCGGACGGCGCCCTGCGGACCTACGAACCCCGCACCGAACCGCTCGCCCTGACCACCGGCGCGCCCTTCACCTCCCGTACCGTCTACTCGGCGGCGCACGTCGTCGCCGACCCGTTCGCGGACGTCTCGCCCGACTCGCCCGCCGCCGTCGACTGGGACGCCACCCTCGCCTTCCGCCGCCACCTGTGGTCCCACGGGCTCGGCGTCGCCGAGGCGATGGACACCGCCCAGCGCGGCATGGGCCTGGACTGGGCGGGCGCGGCCGAGCTGATCCGCCGCTCCGCCGCCGAGGCCAGGACGGTCGGCGGCCGGATCGCCTGCGGCGTCGGCACCGACCAGCTCACCGCCGGCGGCACGCTCGCCGAGGTCCGCGCGGCCTACGAGGAGCAGCTCGCCCTCGTCGAGGAATCGGGCGCGCGCTCCATCCTGATGGCGTCGCGTGCCCTCGCGGCGGCCGCCTCGGGCCCCGAGGACTACCTGGACGTCTACGGCCACCTGCTGCGCCAGGCGTCCGAGCCGGTGATCCTGCACTGGCTGGGCCCGATGTTCGACCCGGCGCTGGAGGGCTACTGGGGCTCGTCCGACCTGGACGCGGCCACGGACACCTTCCTGGAGGTCATCGCCGCCCACCCCGACAAGGTGGAGGGCATCAAGGTCTCGCTGCTCGACGCCGGGCGCGAGATCGACATCCGGCGCAGGCTGCCGCAGGGCGTGCGCTGCTACACCGGCGACGACTTCAACTACCCCGAGCTGATCGCGGGCGACGAACAGGGCTTCAGCCACGCCCTGCTCGGCATCTTCGACCCGCTGGGCCCGCTGGCGGCGGAGGCGGTCCGCGTCCTCGACACGGGGAACACGGCCGGCTTCCGTGAACTCCTCGACCCCACCGTCGAGTTGTCCCGCCACCTGTTCCAGCCCCCCACCCGCTTCTACAAGACGGGCGTGGTGTTCCTGGCCTGGCTGGCCGGCCACCAGTCGCACTTCACGATGGTCGGCGGCCTGCAGTCGGCCCGCTCCCTCCCGCACTTCGCCTGCGCCTACGAACTCGCCGACGGCCTGGGCCTGTTCCCCGACCCGAAGCTGGCCGAGGAGCGGATGAAGACCCTGCTCGCCCTGTACGGAGTGACCCAGTGA
- a CDS encoding Gfo/Idh/MocA family protein → MTRRTVRIAMNGVTGRMGYRQHLVRSILALRDQGGLDLGDGTVLWPEPVLVGRREHALKALAEQHGLDPENVSTDLDAVLDDPTVEIYFDAQVTSAREEAIRKAVAAGKHIYTEKPTATGLDGALELARLATAAGVKHGVVQDKLFLPGLLKLKRLIDGGFFGRILSVRGEFGYWVFEGDWQAAQRPSWNYRAEDGGGIVVDMFPHWEYVLHELFGRVKSVQALTATHIPQRWDEQDKPYDATADDAAYGVFELEGGAIAQINSSWAVRVNRDELVEFQVDGTEGSAVAGLRNCRVQHRSATPKPVWNPDIPATEVFRDQWQEVPDNGEFDNGFKAQWELFLRHVYADAPYHWDLLAGARGVQLAELGLRSSAEGRRLDVPEVTL, encoded by the coding sequence GTGACACGCAGAACGGTGCGGATCGCCATGAACGGCGTGACCGGACGCATGGGTTACCGCCAGCACCTCGTCCGCTCCATCCTGGCCCTGCGCGACCAGGGCGGCCTCGACCTCGGCGACGGCACCGTCCTGTGGCCGGAACCCGTCCTCGTCGGCCGCCGCGAGCACGCCCTCAAGGCGCTCGCCGAGCAGCACGGCCTGGACCCGGAGAACGTCTCCACCGACCTCGACGCGGTGCTCGACGACCCGACCGTCGAGATCTACTTCGACGCCCAGGTCACCTCCGCCCGCGAGGAGGCGATCCGCAAGGCCGTCGCCGCCGGCAAGCACATCTACACCGAGAAGCCCACCGCCACCGGCCTCGACGGCGCCCTGGAGCTGGCCCGCCTGGCCACCGCCGCGGGCGTCAAGCACGGCGTCGTCCAGGACAAGCTGTTCCTGCCGGGCCTGCTCAAGCTCAAGCGGCTCATCGACGGCGGCTTCTTCGGCCGGATCCTGTCCGTGCGCGGGGAGTTCGGCTACTGGGTCTTCGAGGGCGACTGGCAGGCCGCCCAGCGTCCGTCGTGGAACTACCGCGCGGAGGACGGCGGCGGCATCGTCGTCGACATGTTCCCGCACTGGGAGTACGTCCTGCACGAGCTGTTCGGCCGGGTGAAGTCCGTCCAGGCCCTCACCGCCACCCACATCCCGCAGCGCTGGGACGAGCAGGACAAGCCCTACGACGCCACCGCCGACGACGCCGCCTACGGCGTCTTCGAGCTGGAGGGCGGCGCCATCGCCCAGATCAACTCCTCCTGGGCGGTGCGCGTGAACCGCGACGAACTCGTCGAGTTCCAGGTCGACGGCACCGAGGGCTCCGCCGTCGCCGGACTGCGCAACTGCCGCGTCCAGCACCGCTCCGCCACCCCCAAGCCGGTCTGGAACCCGGACATCCCCGCCACCGAGGTCTTCCGCGACCAGTGGCAGGAGGTCCCCGACAACGGCGAGTTCGACAACGGCTTCAAGGCCCAGTGGGAGCTGTTCCTCAGGCACGTCTACGCCGACGCCCCCTACCACTGGGACCTGCTGGCCGGCGCCCGCGGCGTCCAGCTCGCCGAACTGGGCCTGAGGTCCTCCGCCGAGGGCCGCCGCCTGGACGTCCCGGAGGTCACGCTGTGA
- a CDS encoding LacI family DNA-binding transcriptional regulator yields the protein MTVTLADVAARAQVSPATVSRVLNGNYPVAATTRERVLRAVDELDYVLNGPASALAAATSDLVGILVNDIADPFFGIMASAIQSEIGGPGGRAGGERLAVVCNTGGSPERELTYLTLLQRQRAAAVVLTGGAVEDEPHASAVASKLRRLGEAGTRVVLCGRPPAPDTSAIALTFDNRGGGRELTEHLLGLGHRRLGYIAGPEERTTTRHRLEGHRAALAAAGVEEDPRWTVHGRYDRRAGYEATLELLRRDPSLTAVVAANDSVALGACAALRESGLRIPEDVSVAGFDDLPFSIDVVPSLTTVRLPLAEAGARAGRIAMGREEPPPGGIATIRGELMVRGSSGAPRK from the coding sequence ATGACGGTGACCCTGGCGGACGTGGCGGCCCGCGCGCAGGTCTCGCCCGCGACGGTGTCGCGCGTGCTGAACGGGAACTACCCCGTGGCGGCCACCACCAGGGAGCGGGTGCTGCGGGCGGTCGACGAGCTGGACTACGTGCTGAACGGGCCGGCGAGCGCGCTGGCCGCGGCCACCTCCGACCTGGTCGGCATCCTGGTGAACGACATCGCCGACCCCTTCTTCGGGATCATGGCGAGCGCGATCCAGTCCGAGATCGGGGGTCCGGGCGGCCGCGCCGGCGGCGAACGGCTCGCGGTGGTCTGCAACACCGGGGGCTCGCCGGAGCGCGAGCTGACCTACCTGACGCTGTTGCAGCGGCAGCGGGCGGCGGCCGTGGTGCTCACCGGCGGGGCCGTGGAGGACGAGCCGCACGCCTCGGCGGTGGCGTCCAAGCTGCGCCGGCTCGGCGAGGCCGGCACCCGCGTGGTGCTGTGCGGCCGGCCGCCCGCGCCGGACACCTCGGCCATAGCCCTGACCTTCGACAACCGCGGGGGCGGACGCGAGCTGACCGAGCACCTCCTCGGGCTCGGCCACCGGCGGCTCGGCTACATCGCGGGCCCCGAGGAGCGCACGACCACCCGGCACCGGCTGGAGGGCCACCGGGCGGCGCTGGCCGCGGCCGGCGTCGAGGAGGACCCGCGCTGGACCGTGCACGGCCGCTACGACCGCCGGGCCGGCTACGAGGCGACGCTGGAGCTGCTGCGCCGCGACCCCTCGCTGACGGCGGTCGTCGCCGCCAACGACTCCGTCGCGCTCGGAGCCTGCGCCGCCCTGCGGGAGTCGGGGCTGCGGATCCCGGAGGACGTGTCGGTGGCGGGCTTCGACGACCTGCCGTTCAGCATCGACGTCGTGCCGTCCCTGACGACGGTGCGGCTGCCGCTGGCGGAGGCGGGGGCCCGCGCGGGACGGATCGCCATGGGCCGCGAGGAGCCGCCGCCGGGCGGCATCGCCACGATCCGCGGCGAGTTGATGGTGCGCGGGTCGTCGGGCGCCCCCCGGAAGTGA
- a CDS encoding sugar phosphate isomerase/epimerase family protein, translating into MKFAFSTLGVPGLPVSEVLRLAVAHGYHGVEVRAHPEEPVHPGLTAQERADVAAEFKSAGVEILGIAGYARAAAPGDDEPVLDEIRALVGLARDLGAPFVRVFPGGTPDGSEEQSDADADADAIAARRLGTAAEHAADLGVRILVETHDSHRTGADVIRIIGPVGHRQVGALWDVMHTWLGGEQPQDTYAALSPFLGYVQVKDIASAEDTTPLALGSGVLPLAECVEVLARNGWDGWLCWEYEKRWHENAEPLAGLLDDGRAHLGRLLNDSA; encoded by the coding sequence ATGAAGTTCGCCTTTTCCACTCTCGGTGTCCCCGGTCTGCCCGTCTCCGAAGTGCTGCGGCTCGCGGTCGCGCACGGCTATCACGGCGTGGAGGTACGCGCCCATCCCGAGGAACCGGTCCACCCGGGACTGACTGCGCAGGAACGCGCCGACGTCGCCGCCGAGTTCAAGTCGGCGGGCGTCGAGATCCTCGGGATCGCCGGGTACGCGCGGGCCGCCGCGCCCGGCGACGACGAACCCGTGCTCGACGAGATCCGCGCCCTCGTCGGCCTCGCCCGCGATCTCGGCGCGCCCTTCGTCCGCGTCTTCCCCGGCGGAACCCCGGACGGATCCGAGGAGCAGAGCGACGCGGACGCCGACGCCGACGCGATCGCGGCCCGGCGCCTCGGGACCGCCGCCGAACACGCCGCCGACCTCGGCGTGCGCATCCTGGTGGAGACCCACGACTCGCACCGCACGGGCGCGGACGTCATCCGGATCATCGGCCCCGTCGGACACCGGCAGGTCGGCGCGCTGTGGGACGTCATGCACACCTGGCTGGGCGGCGAGCAGCCGCAGGACACCTACGCCGCGCTCTCCCCGTTCCTCGGGTACGTGCAGGTCAAGGACATCGCCTCGGCCGAGGACACGACGCCGCTGGCTCTGGGCTCCGGCGTGCTGCCCCTCGCGGAGTGCGTCGAGGTCCTGGCCCGCAACGGCTGGGACGGCTGGCTGTGCTGGGAGTACGAGAAGCGCTGGCACGAGAACGCCGAGCCGCTGGCGGGCCTCCTCGACGACGGCCGCGCCCACCTGGGCCGGCTGCTCAACGACTCGGCGTGA
- a CDS encoding GNAT family N-acetyltransferase, giving the protein MGFMLEGPVLEGALVRLEPLERRHAAELAEAAEEDRSTYAYTWVPRGHETADYVEAQLARAATGRLAPYAQISLASGRAVGATSYWEPRCWRSDDRLDAVEVGFTWLAGSAQGTGVNAEAKLLLFRHAFEQWDVSRVDLKTDARNARSRAAIESVGARFEGVLRSWSRSWAPGEDDSLRDSAIFSLTAGEWPECEQRLTARVARHLSGRT; this is encoded by the coding sequence GTGGGCTTCATGCTGGAGGGACCGGTTCTGGAGGGCGCACTGGTGCGCCTGGAGCCGCTGGAGCGGCGGCACGCCGCCGAACTGGCGGAGGCGGCGGAGGAGGACCGCTCCACGTACGCCTACACGTGGGTGCCCCGCGGGCACGAGACCGCCGACTACGTCGAAGCCCAGCTCGCCCGCGCGGCGACCGGCCGGCTCGCCCCGTACGCGCAGATCAGCCTCGCCTCCGGCCGGGCGGTCGGCGCGACCTCGTACTGGGAGCCGCGGTGCTGGCGCTCCGACGACCGCCTCGACGCCGTCGAGGTCGGCTTCACCTGGCTCGCCGGCTCCGCCCAGGGCACGGGCGTCAACGCCGAGGCCAAGCTGCTGCTCTTCCGGCACGCCTTCGAGCAGTGGGACGTCTCCCGGGTGGACCTCAAGACGGACGCCCGCAACGCCCGTTCGCGCGCGGCGATCGAGAGCGTCGGCGCCCGCTTCGAGGGCGTCCTGCGCAGCTGGTCGCGCTCCTGGGCACCGGGCGAGGACGACAGCCTCCGCGACTCCGCGATCTTCTCCCTCACGGCGGGCGAATGGCCCGAATGCGAACAGCGCCTGACCGCCCGCGTCGCCCGCCACCTCTCCGGCCGGACCTGA
- the aroA gene encoding 3-phosphoshikimate 1-carboxyvinyltransferase translates to MALVDIPGSKSLTARALFLAAAADGVTTLQRPLRSDDTEGFAEGLTRLGYRVGRTPDAWQIDGRPQGPARAEADVYCRDGATTARFLPALVAAGHGVYRFDASPQMRRRPLLPLTRALRDLGVDLRHEEAEGHHPLTVRAAGVEGGEVVLDAGQSSQYLTALLLLGPLTRTGLRVTVTDLVSAPYVDITIAMMRAFGADVVREGNTFVVPPGGYRATTYAIEPDASTASYFFAAAAVTGGEVTVPGLGADALQGDLGFVDVLRRMGARVEVGADRTTVAGTGELRGLTVTMRDISDTMPTLAAIAPFASGPVRIEDVANTRVKECDRLEACAENLRRMGVRVATGPDWIEIVPGAAPVGADVKTFGDHRIVMSFAVTGLRVPGISFDDPGCVRKTFPGFHEAFARLDV, encoded by the coding sequence ATGGCCCTCGTCGACATCCCCGGTTCCAAGTCACTCACCGCCCGCGCCCTGTTCCTGGCCGCGGCCGCCGACGGAGTCACCACCCTTCAGCGGCCCCTGCGTTCGGACGACACCGAGGGGTTCGCCGAGGGCCTGACCCGGCTCGGCTACCGCGTCGGACGGACGCCGGACGCCTGGCAGATCGACGGCCGCCCGCAGGGACCGGCGCGCGCCGAGGCCGACGTGTACTGCCGGGACGGCGCGACCACGGCACGCTTCCTGCCGGCCCTTGTCGCCGCCGGGCACGGCGTCTACCGCTTCGACGCCTCGCCCCAGATGCGCCGCCGCCCCCTGCTCCCGCTCACCCGCGCACTGCGCGACCTGGGCGTGGACCTGCGGCACGAGGAGGCGGAGGGCCACCACCCGCTCACCGTGCGGGCGGCCGGCGTCGAGGGCGGGGAGGTCGTGCTGGACGCCGGCCAGTCCTCCCAGTACCTGACCGCCCTCCTGCTGCTCGGCCCGCTCACCCGCACCGGGCTGCGCGTCACCGTCACCGACCTGGTGTCCGCGCCGTACGTGGACATCACGATCGCCATGATGCGGGCCTTCGGCGCGGACGTGGTCCGCGAGGGGAACACCTTCGTCGTCCCGCCGGGCGGCTACCGGGCGACCACGTACGCCATCGAGCCCGACGCGTCGACCGCGAGCTACTTCTTCGCGGCGGCCGCCGTCACCGGCGGCGAGGTGACCGTGCCGGGGCTCGGCGCGGACGCGCTCCAGGGCGACCTGGGCTTCGTGGACGTCCTGCGCCGGATGGGCGCCCGCGTCGAGGTCGGCGCCGACCGCACGACGGTGGCCGGGACGGGCGAACTGCGCGGCCTCACCGTCACCATGCGGGACATCTCCGACACGATGCCGACGCTCGCCGCGATCGCCCCCTTCGCCTCCGGGCCCGTGCGCATCGAGGACGTGGCGAACACCCGGGTCAAGGAGTGCGACCGGCTGGAGGCCTGCGCGGAGAACCTGCGGCGGATGGGGGTGCGGGTGGCCACCGGCCCGGACTGGATCGAGATCGTGCCCGGCGCCGCCCCCGTCGGCGCCGACGTCAAGACCTTCGGCGACCACCGCATCGTCATGTCCTTCGCGGTGACCGGCCTGCGCGTCCCCGGAATCTCGTTCGACGACCCCGGCTGCGTCCGCAAGACTTTCCCCGGCTTCCACGAGGCGTTCGCGCGACTGGACGTCTGA